In a single window of the Bacteroidota bacterium genome:
- a CDS encoding HIT domain-containing protein, whose product MTSIFSKIVAGEIPAYKVYEDENFLAFLDVFPIAAGHTLVIPKKEIDNVFDLDDELYLKYQLVCKKIAKALAISISCVRVGSAVVGLEIPHAHIHLVPLNSIGDLNFEKPKLKFSKEEFRHMVQLIKSNL is encoded by the coding sequence ATGACAAGTATTTTCTCAAAAATAGTTGCAGGCGAAATTCCTGCTTATAAGGTTTATGAAGATGAAAACTTTCTGGCTTTTTTAGATGTTTTTCCAATAGCAGCTGGTCACACATTGGTTATTCCGAAAAAAGAAATAGACAATGTATTTGATTTAGATGACGAATTGTATTTGAAATATCAGCTTGTTTGTAAGAAGATCGCCAAAGCTCTTGCCATAAGTATTTCTTGTGTTCGAGTAGGATCAGCTGTAGTCGGACTGGAAATTCCACATGCGCATATTCACTTGGTTCCGTTGAATTCGATTGGGGATTTAAATTTTGAAAAACCAAAACTAAAGTTTTCAAAGGAAGAGTTTCGGCACATGGTTCAACTTATCAAATCAAATCTGTAA
- a CDS encoding Crp/Fnr family transcriptional regulator, which produces MSENRYTVDYKNGELIYKQGTKSTHVISFVSGLAQVVHSDNGSNSLVLRLIKPPEFITGLGVFFDDFHHYSVSTLKQSRVCFINISVFQELLEENKEFLRAFIGEQNKNHISTLNKLISRNQKNREGRLAENILYLANDIYESQNFKFEFSKQLIADMTGMTRVSVFSVLKSFHKDGLIDLSNGDLKILEPDRLKEISLLG; this is translated from the coding sequence ATGTCTGAAAACAGATATACGGTAGATTATAAAAATGGTGAATTGATTTATAAGCAAGGCACCAAAAGCACGCATGTTATTTCCTTTGTTTCAGGTTTAGCTCAAGTCGTTCATTCTGATAATGGAAGTAATTCACTTGTCCTGAGATTGATTAAGCCACCAGAATTTATTACCGGTTTAGGTGTTTTTTTTGATGACTTTCATCATTATAGCGTTTCAACATTAAAACAATCGAGAGTTTGTTTTATTAATATTTCTGTTTTTCAAGAATTATTAGAAGAGAACAAGGAGTTTTTACGTGCATTTATTGGTGAACAAAACAAGAATCATATATCGACTTTAAATAAACTAATTTCAAGAAATCAGAAGAATAGGGAAGGGCGTCTTGCTGAAAATATTTTGTATTTAGCAAACGACATCTATGAGAGTCAAAATTTTAAATTTGAATTTTCAAAACAGTTAATTGCTGATATGACGGGAATGACCAGAGTAAGTGTTTTCTCTGTTCTGAAAAGTTTCCATAAAGATGGATTAATTGATCTTTCGAATGGAGACCTCAAAATTCTGGAACCTGATCGATTGAAAGAAATAAGCCTCTTGGGTTAA